In one window of Cytophagaceae bacterium ABcell3 DNA:
- a CDS encoding OmpH family outer membrane protein — MKIISYASLCLAVIALALVLVQQFSKPKIGFVRSHDLLENYAGTQDAYRLLDEFQASGSKGLDSLQASLSIEVENYKRDSIHYSTQEKISKREKIRSLQYALYQKQKSAEEEYEKRDQQLSLGILNSVSDFVSEYGEANGYDIIFSTSEGGAVLYGNDMFDLTEPVLRALNKKYSDE, encoded by the coding sequence ATGAAAATTATCTCTTATGCTTCTTTGTGCTTAGCTGTAATAGCATTAGCACTTGTTTTAGTACAACAGTTCTCCAAGCCCAAAATTGGCTTTGTTAGGAGTCATGATTTATTGGAAAATTATGCTGGTACCCAAGATGCTTACCGTCTTCTCGATGAGTTTCAGGCATCGGGGAGTAAAGGACTTGATTCTTTGCAAGCTTCTTTGAGTATTGAAGTGGAAAATTATAAACGCGATTCTATTCATTACTCTACACAAGAAAAAATCAGTAAGCGTGAAAAGATTCGTAGCCTCCAGTATGCTTTATATCAAAAGCAAAAATCTGCGGAAGAAGAATATGAAAAAAGAGATCAGCAGCTTTCGCTTGGTATACTTAATAGTGTCAGTGACTTTGTTTCAGAATATGGAGAAGCAAATGGGTATGATATAATATTCAGCACCAGTGAAGGGGGAGCAGTTCTTTATGGAAATGATATGTTCGACCTGACCGAACCAGTGCTAAGGGCTTTAAATAAAAAATACTCCGATGAATAA